A window of the Arachis duranensis cultivar V14167 chromosome 5, aradu.V14167.gnm2.J7QH, whole genome shotgun sequence genome harbors these coding sequences:
- the LOC107488166 gene encoding phospholipase D gamma 1, producing MAHFVYGETPSFGGSNHGQPHQFLPFPTSSTSLPIFLLHGNLEIWIHEAKNLPNMDTFSNKLGGMLSKLPKNLGGKIEGHVSQNLSTSDPYVTVSVSGAVIARTFVIRNSENPVWMQHFNVPVAHHAAEVHFVVKDSDYVGSQIIGAVGIPVERLIDGTKVEGVFPILNASGKPCKHGAVLNLSVQYTHVDKVALYGNGVGAGPNYEGVPDTYFPLRKGGRVTLYQDAHVHEGFLNNLDANYKHKSCWEDIFDAISEARRLVYIVGWSVYYNVSLIRGTRGDGKDCTLGELLKAKSQEGVRVLLLVWDDPTSNSFLGQKTVGLMDTHDEDTRHFFKHSSVRVLLCPRAGGKGHSLLKTQEAGTIYTHHQKTVIVDADAGHHKRKIVAFIGGLDLCGGRYDTPEHSLFRTLQTTHKDDFHNPNFKGPITGCPREPWHDLHSRIDGPAAYDILTNFEERWLRAIKMSKLQKMKSSYDDSLLKVDRIADIVGIDQVTSLNGEDNRETWHVQVFRSIDSNSVKGFPKEPIDAIRRNLVCGKNVMIDMSIHSAYVKAIRSAQKFIYIENQYFLGSSYNWDSHKDLGANNLIPMELALKIANKIKHHERFCVYIVIPMWPEGIPTGTTTQRILFWQFKTMQMMYETIYKALQEAGLDNEYEPQDYLNFFCLGNREIPENENTENPSGENTPQELTKKNRRFMIYVHSKGMIVDDEYVLLGSANINQRSMEGTRDTEIAMGAYQPHHTCTTNRSKPRGQVHGYRMSLWKEHIGGVEACFEHPESLECVRRIRSLSEHNWRQYAADEVTEMKSHLLKYPVHVDSKGNVGSLPGWETFPDLGGNITGTFTLLQENLTI from the exons ATATGGATCCACGAGGCCAAGAACCTTCCCAACATGGACACCTTCAGCAACAAGCTAGGAGGCATGCTTTCCAAGCTCCCTAAGAATCTCGGAGGCAAAATAGAAGGCCACGTGTCCCAAAACTTATCCACCAGTGATCCCTATGTCACAGTGTCTGTGTCAGGTGCTGTAATAGCCAGAACCTTTGTCATCAGAAACTCTGAGAACCCTGTTTGGATGCAGCACTTCAATGTCCCTGTTGCTCATCATGCTGCAGAGGTTCACTTCGTTGTGAAGGACAGTGATTATGTGGGGTCACAGATTATAGGTGCAGTTGGGATCCCAGTGGAAAGGTTAATCGATGGTACAAAAGTTGAAGGCGTTTTCCCTATCCTTAATGCTAGCGGAAAACCTTGTAAGCACGGAGCAGTGTTGAATTTGTCAGTTCAGTACACACATGTTGATAAGGTTGCCCTTTATGGTAATGGTGTAGGTGCTGGTCCTAATTATGAAGGGGTCCCAGACACTTACTTTCCTCTTAGAAAGGGTGGAAGGGTTACACTCTATCAGGATGCTCATGTTCATGAAGGTTTCCTTAACAATTTGGATGCCAATTATAAGCATAAAAGTTGTTGGGAAGACATATTTGATGCAATAAGTGAGGCACGTAGATTGGTATATATTGTTGGTTGGTCTGTTTACTACAATGTCAGTTTGATTCGAGGTACTAGAGGTGATGGAAAGGATTGCACTTTAGGTGAACTTCTCAAAGCCAAATCACAGGAAGGTGTGAGAGTTTTGCTCCTTGTGTGGGATGATCCTACTTCCAATAGCTTCCTTGGTCAGAAAACG GTTGGACTAATGGACACTCATGATGAGGACACTCGCCATTTCTTCAAGCACTCTTCCGTACGAGTGCTTCTCTGCCCAAGAGCTGGTGGAAAAGGACATAGTTTGCTCAAAACACAG gAAGCTGGGACTATCTATACCCATCACCAAAAGACTGTCATTGTGGATGCTGATGCAGGGCATCACAAAAGAAAGATCGTAGCTTTCATAGGAGGACTTGATTTATGTGGTGGAAGATATGATACACCAGAACATTCTCTCTTTAGGACTTTGCAGACAACTCACAAAGATGACTTTCATAATCCTAACTTTAAG GGGCCTATTACTGGGTGTCCAAGAGAACCATGGCATGATTTGCACTCGAGAATTGATGGTCCAGCAGCATATGACATCCTGACCAATTTTGAGGAGCGTTGGTTAAGGGCAATAAAAATGAGCAAACTCCAGAAGATGAAAAGCTCATATGATGATTCATTACTGAAAGTTGATAGAATTGCAGACATTGTTGGGATTGATCAAGTTACTAGCCTTAATGGTGAAGATAACCGTGAGACTTGGCATGTTCAG GTCTTCCGTTCAATTGATTCGAATTCTGTGAAAGGATTTCCCAAGGAACCTATAGATGCTATAAGAAGG AACTTGGTGTGTGGAAAGAATGTAATGATAGACATGAGCATACATTCTGCATATGTCAAGGCAATCAGATCTGCccaaaaattcatatatattgAGAACCAGTATTTTCTTGGATCATCATATAATTGGGATTCTCACAAAGACCTTG GTGCAAACAACTTAATTCCAATGGAACTTGCACTAAAGATAGCCAACAAAATCAAACACCATGAGAGATTTTGTGTGTATATTGTGATTCCTATGTGGCCTGAAGGTATACCCACAGGTACAACTACTCAGCGGATTCTGTTTTGGCAG TTCAAAAcaatgcaaatgatgtatgaaACGATTTACAAGGCCTTACAAGAAGCCGGGCTTGACAATGAGTATGAACCACAAGActatttgaatttcttttgccTTGGCAATCGTGAGATCCCTGAGAATGAAAATACTGAAAATCCTAGTGGTGAAAACACTCCTCAG GAACTCACCAAAAAGAACAGGAGATTTATGATTTATGTTCATTCAAAAGGAATGATCGTGGATGATGAATATGTGTTGCTGGGTTCTGCAAACATAAACCAGCGATCAATGGAAGGCACCAGAGACACCGAGATAGCAATGGGAGCATATCAGCCTCATCATACCTGCACAACTAACAGGTCTAAACCCCGAGGCCAGGTCCATGGCTACAGAATGTCATTGTGGAAGGAGCATATTGGAGGAGTGGAAGCATGTTTCGAGCATCCGGAGAGCCTCGAATGCGTGAGACGGATAAGATCGTTGAGTGAGCATAACTGGAGACAGTATGCAGCTGATGAAGTAACCGAAATGAAGAGCCATCTGTTGAAGTATCCTGTTCATGTTGATTCAAAGGGCAATGTGGGATCCCTTCCTGGCTGGGAAACATTCCCTGATCTTGGTGGCAACATAACCGGCACCTTCACACTATTGCAAGAAAATCTCACCATCTGA